Proteins encoded within one genomic window of Phototrophicus methaneseepsis:
- a CDS encoding penicillin-binding transpeptidase domain-containing protein produces the protein MIKRFLLGFLLVLGAAVVMTGCSNVRAASAPMPTLIPTSTPAIDMVSAQRVAALYFDAWERNDFSAMYQLITRASQEAEPFDEFQALYQDVHNVMTLNGLTTTERAMMRQGDRYVVLTYDVNFDLDIMDDFSDTDRELHLVIDPQLNEWRVAWTVGDLFREMNDGATLNFVANQPSRANIYDRNGDVLADQNGVVVITQVIPQDIPDLAVCINSLSQATGDTIEELQAKFDRSGSNWVVEIGAMQTPEYEQNKVALERDCNATFKGQAVRRYPRGELMPHILGNVGYPSEDQVADLIRQGFDQETIIGQSGLEESWDTVLRGTPGGQLILRGTDGSRIRTLSEVKTVLPESIWLTIDDDLQEYVARVIGLAYAENAETWAKQSKGASAIVLNIHTGEILAMVTYPTYNNNALTPFPQIARNVVESELDRLNNDPGTPILNRPVQGTYPSGSVMKVADTMAALDSGVFDYNHTYYSTGSWTYNGDTRYDWTSLGHGRLDFSGMLRVSCNSCFYDVGFHMNEVDPYLLPNYLKHFGLGQPTGLTDIAESTGLIPDPDWIAENRNIPWGYSDAVNMAIGQGELQVTPLQMADMYTAIANGGTIYVPQLVRERGILDQRTFVAEPEVRSTLDVPQEALDVVRRGLCQVTTDRVSGTAAFVFNSSYDPSPLLGIGVCGKTGTAEDPANPGTHAWFIGYAPSPNPDIAVAVMVENAGEGSEVAAPLVKYIMEYYFFLREDAD, from the coding sequence ATGATCAAGCGCTTCTTATTGGGATTTCTGTTGGTTTTGGGTGCGGCTGTGGTTATGACCGGCTGCAGCAACGTCAGGGCGGCGTCTGCCCCCATGCCAACGCTGATTCCCACCTCAACGCCTGCTATTGATATGGTCTCTGCCCAGCGGGTGGCGGCGCTTTATTTCGATGCATGGGAGCGCAATGACTTTTCCGCGATGTATCAGCTCATCACGCGCGCTTCACAAGAAGCCGAGCCGTTTGATGAATTCCAGGCTTTATATCAAGATGTGCATAATGTGATGACGCTCAACGGCCTGACGACGACAGAGCGGGCTATGATGCGCCAGGGTGATCGTTACGTCGTCCTGACATATGATGTGAACTTTGACCTCGACATTATGGACGACTTCAGCGATACGGACCGCGAACTGCACCTTGTGATTGATCCTCAGCTTAATGAATGGCGCGTCGCGTGGACTGTCGGCGATTTGTTCCGCGAGATGAACGATGGTGCCACGCTGAACTTCGTCGCCAACCAGCCTAGCCGTGCCAATATCTATGACCGTAATGGGGATGTGCTGGCAGATCAGAATGGGGTTGTCGTTATTACCCAGGTGATCCCGCAGGATATACCGGATTTGGCCGTCTGCATCAATAGTTTGTCGCAGGCAACAGGCGATACCATCGAAGAATTACAGGCGAAATTTGATCGCTCTGGCAGTAATTGGGTGGTCGAGATCGGTGCGATGCAGACGCCCGAATACGAGCAGAACAAAGTGGCGCTAGAGCGCGACTGTAATGCGACCTTCAAAGGGCAGGCCGTGCGTCGTTACCCACGTGGCGAATTGATGCCGCATATCCTGGGGAATGTCGGTTATCCGTCGGAAGACCAGGTTGCTGATTTAATCCGCCAGGGCTTCGACCAGGAGACGATCATCGGCCAGAGTGGCCTGGAAGAAAGCTGGGATACGGTCCTGCGTGGGACGCCCGGTGGTCAGCTTATCCTGCGTGGGACGGATGGCAGCCGCATCCGCACCCTGAGTGAAGTAAAGACCGTCCTGCCGGAAAGCATCTGGCTGACGATTGACGATGATTTGCAAGAATACGTCGCGCGTGTAATCGGCCTGGCATATGCTGAAAATGCAGAGACGTGGGCTAAACAGTCGAAGGGGGCCTCTGCCATCGTCCTGAATATCCATACGGGCGAAATCCTGGCGATGGTGACTTACCCGACCTATAACAACAACGCCCTGACCCCTTTCCCTCAGATCGCGCGTAATGTCGTCGAGAGCGAATTGGACCGCTTGAACAATGACCCTGGCACGCCGATCCTGAACCGGCCTGTGCAGGGTACCTATCCGTCAGGCTCGGTCATGAAAGTGGCTGATACCATGGCGGCGTTGGATAGCGGCGTCTTCGATTACAACCATACCTACTACAGCACCGGTAGCTGGACCTATAACGGCGATACGCGCTACGACTGGACGAGCCTGGGCCATGGCCGCCTGGATTTCTCCGGTATGCTGCGCGTAAGTTGTAACTCCTGTTTTTATGATGTTGGCTTCCATATGAACGAAGTCGATCCCTATCTGCTGCCGAATTACCTCAAACACTTTGGCCTGGGCCAGCCAACTGGCCTGACTGACATCGCGGAATCAACTGGCCTGATCCCTGACCCGGATTGGATTGCTGAGAATCGCAATATTCCATGGGGCTATTCTGATGCGGTCAATATGGCGATTGGTCAGGGTGAGCTCCAGGTGACACCGCTGCAAATGGCCGATATGTATACGGCGATTGCCAACGGCGGGACGATTTATGTGCCGCAGCTTGTGCGCGAACGCGGCATTCTCGATCAACGCACCTTTGTCGCGGAGCCAGAAGTCCGTAGTACGCTGGATGTGCCCCAGGAAGCGCTGGACGTAGTACGGCGTGGCCTGTGCCAGGTGACGACAGATCGCGTCAGTGGGACGGCGGCCTTCGTCTTCAACAGTAGCTACGATCCGTCGCCCTTATTGGGCATTGGCGTCTGTGGTAAGACGGGCACCGCAGAAGACCCGGCGAATCCTGGCACCCATGCCTGGTTTATTGGCTATGCGCCTTCGCCTAACCCGGATATTGCCGTGGCTGTCATGGTGGAAAATGCGGGCGAAGGCTCCGAAGTCGCGGCACCGCTGGTCAAATACATCATGGAATACTATTTCTTCCTGCGGGAAGACGCCGATTAG
- a CDS encoding LysE family translocator yields MPETTSLAFFLISSIILLLTPGPAVLYIITRSVNQGRIAGLVSAIGLGLGTMVHVVAAAFGLSALLATSALAFNAVKLLGAAYLIYLGIRTLLNKAPTEPTQDAPPRQLKAIFKQGFIVNVLNPKLALFFFAFLPQFTTPDHGSMTVQIAFLGLLFVTLGIFTDSLYAIIAGTLGGWLKNNRTFLSFQHTLSGIIYIFLGLTTAFAGSNNKN; encoded by the coding sequence ATGCCCGAAACAACGTCTCTTGCCTTTTTCCTCATTAGTTCCATCATCTTGTTACTGACGCCAGGACCTGCTGTCCTGTATATCATCACTCGCAGTGTGAACCAGGGACGCATTGCGGGGTTGGTTTCAGCAATAGGACTGGGGCTAGGGACGATGGTACATGTGGTTGCTGCCGCGTTCGGGCTGAGTGCCCTGCTCGCAACCAGTGCACTAGCCTTCAACGCCGTGAAGTTACTGGGGGCCGCATATCTGATTTATCTGGGCATTCGTACGCTGCTCAACAAAGCACCCACAGAACCCACCCAGGACGCGCCGCCGCGCCAGCTCAAGGCGATATTCAAGCAGGGGTTCATCGTCAATGTGCTGAACCCCAAACTGGCACTGTTTTTCTTCGCTTTTTTGCCCCAGTTCACCACGCCAGATCATGGCTCTATGACAGTCCAGATTGCGTTCCTGGGGCTGCTGTTCGTCACGCTCGGAATCTTCACAGATAGCCTTTACGCGATCATTGCGGGCACGCTTGGCGGCTGGCTCAAGAATAATCGTACATTCTTATCCTTTCAGCATACCCTCAGCGGCATTATCTATATTTTCCTCGGCCTGACGACAGCATTCGCAGGTTCAAATAACAAGAATTAG
- a CDS encoding GNAT family N-acetyltransferase, translated as MIVPNAFNQDKHISILLPEQPGFVLQQVRSQNAADLQQHCWPTYKLSVITELLNRIERMHNREHGLGLIVFHHPSKSVVGYGQVVRWGQKGEISDLVIAEPYRGQGIGTQLILQLLHYAEGIELSYAEINVVASNEAAHRLYNRLGFEDAYSMLLNLGHGPEKIIHMRQKLASHAPE; from the coding sequence ATGATTGTTCCGAATGCGTTTAACCAGGATAAACACATCAGTATCCTCCTGCCAGAACAACCCGGTTTTGTATTGCAACAGGTACGGTCACAAAATGCGGCGGATCTGCAGCAGCACTGCTGGCCGACCTATAAACTAAGCGTCATCACAGAGTTACTCAACCGCATCGAGCGTATGCACAACCGGGAACACGGCCTGGGATTGATTGTCTTTCATCATCCAAGCAAATCCGTCGTCGGGTATGGGCAGGTTGTGCGGTGGGGCCAAAAAGGGGAAATTAGCGACCTCGTCATTGCGGAGCCGTATCGCGGGCAAGGGATTGGGACACAGCTTATCCTCCAACTCTTGCATTACGCTGAAGGCATTGAATTGAGTTACGCTGAAATTAACGTCGTCGCCAGTAATGAGGCTGCTCACCGCCTCTACAACCGGCTTGGCTTCGAAGATGCTTATTCTATGCTGCTCAACCTGGGCCATGGACCAGAGAAAATCATCCATATGCGCCAAAAATTGGCTTCTCACGCCCCTGAATGA
- a CDS encoding SH3 domain-containing protein has product MKKILLIALLLTMAISTSQAQTPWSAWLYDSTTGEAWQVNQDGTVLNALTLPTVMAHDVYSDQLTVSPDGERLAYSVYSSDMGTTQFLVYDVPTDVMIATYTPPDLLLGDAVSIAPVAFNRLGTAVTYGYLLQSGEWQIIVLDVEANTMIFQLSSSDPMVAGMLGDAPYLMPVPQYYGSAEVNFTMVPYGTEGPLTLDNYRWDLLTNSMTPTLIYTQLYADTLPRSGEVVVTAFDERLPNMLDSLPFPYQTNTVQIYDPDTFGRFPVLANEGWSFSSARFIEGGARVIASAYVIPDDTTIYPIIQRSGAIDGYAPISLDYPMNIGGTSDGFVYLSNPASSGPGGYSSTLYHVNSSVAIDSGSLIWSIDRVVRLAWVGPREDMERTDLAAWTMLAPPLTAASSAPISPADAVPGEGEVGSLRIGGQAVINTTDGDRLNMRSGPGVDYQRIARVADGTTVTVLEGPTSADGFVWWRVRMSDGTEGWVVQQADDVRTLIPAG; this is encoded by the coding sequence ATGAAGAAAATCTTACTAATTGCGCTTTTACTAACGATGGCTATATCGACTTCCCAAGCACAAACGCCCTGGTCCGCGTGGCTCTATGATTCTACCACCGGCGAGGCGTGGCAGGTCAACCAGGATGGGACTGTCTTGAATGCCCTCACACTGCCTACTGTCATGGCACATGATGTTTATAGCGATCAACTCACGGTTTCTCCAGATGGTGAGCGACTGGCTTATTCTGTTTACAGCAGCGATATGGGGACGACACAATTCCTCGTCTATGACGTGCCGACAGATGTCATGATCGCAACCTATACGCCGCCTGATTTGCTCCTGGGCGATGCTGTCTCTATTGCACCTGTCGCTTTTAATCGGTTGGGCACTGCCGTGACGTATGGCTATTTGCTGCAAAGTGGCGAATGGCAAATCATTGTGCTGGATGTTGAAGCGAATACGATGATTTTCCAGCTTAGCAGCAGCGACCCTATGGTGGCGGGTATGTTAGGTGATGCACCCTACCTGATGCCGGTCCCCCAATATTATGGCAGCGCAGAAGTGAACTTTACGATGGTGCCGTATGGGACAGAAGGGCCGTTGACGCTTGATAATTATCGTTGGGACCTGCTCACCAACAGCATGACACCCACGCTGATCTATACGCAGCTTTACGCAGATACGCTGCCGCGCAGTGGCGAGGTAGTGGTCACTGCCTTTGATGAGCGCCTGCCGAACATGCTCGATAGCTTGCCATTCCCCTATCAGACTAATACTGTGCAGATTTATGACCCGGATACGTTTGGGCGCTTCCCGGTGCTGGCAAACGAAGGCTGGAGCTTCAGCAGTGCCCGTTTTATTGAAGGTGGGGCACGTGTCATCGCTTCGGCCTATGTCATCCCGGATGACACCACCATTTACCCGATTATCCAGCGCAGCGGGGCCATTGATGGCTATGCACCGATTAGCCTGGATTATCCGATGAATATCGGTGGCACAAGTGATGGCTTTGTCTACCTATCGAACCCGGCTTCTTCTGGTCCAGGTGGTTACAGCAGTACGTTGTACCATGTCAATTCGAGCGTCGCGATTGACAGCGGTTCGCTCATCTGGTCAATTGATCGAGTGGTCCGGTTAGCTTGGGTTGGCCCGCGTGAGGATATGGAGCGGACCGACCTCGCAGCATGGACGATGCTGGCCCCGCCGTTGACCGCTGCCAGTAGTGCGCCGATTTCTCCTGCGGATGCTGTGCCGGGTGAAGGCGAGGTTGGGTCTTTGCGGATTGGTGGGCAGGCTGTCATCAATACGACCGATGGCGACCGCCTCAATATGCGCAGCGGCCCCGGTGTCGATTATCAACGGATTGCCCGTGTGGCTGATGGAACGACCGTCACTGTGCTGGAAGGGCCAACGTCTGCGGATGGCTTCGTTTGGTGGCGTGTCCGCATGTCGGATGGTACAGAGGGCTGGGTTGTTCA